The Schistocerca nitens isolate TAMUIC-IGC-003100 chromosome 6, iqSchNite1.1, whole genome shotgun sequence DNA segment CCGATTCAATTAAACGTGGGCGCCGGATTCTAAGAAATTACAGTGAATCGTGGAATCGATTCTCAGAATTGAAGCACTGCTGACGTGTTTGCTACCCCATGTTCAAGGAAAAAAAGTACGCAGTCTATTTTGACCTTATAGTATGAGTGAGGGTCCAGTATCGGAAACAATCTTTTACAGTAGATGTGTACGATACTCAATGAAAGAAATAAACCTGTTTTACTGACGAAATCTGGTACCTGCAGTAGTAGTATTTCGGTAACTGTTTAAAGAATTAATAGCAGTTTCCTAGTAAAAACAATTTTTTGCCTTTGTCTTTTTCTTTGTTGTAGCACCAATTGTTTTTTTGTTCTGCTTTATTAGTAAGTACTGCACAGTAAGAACTATAATACACACTTTCCGttatacaataaaaatgaaatcttcatggcctatgttagcTTTAATTATTTTTAGGGAAGTCAAGTGACATTAAATGATGCAAGAAGGACTCAAAATACTGCTATCTCAGATTGATTGTTTGTTTCATTGACGCTTGTGAAAGTTTTAAGCCATTTTACATCTTATTAGATTATTCGACACTGCAGGTGAGGTACGACTTCATTACTTCATTTAGACGAAGGGTCATGAAGAGActatcaaagtttaaaaaaaagtgTGATTTCTTTTTTAACCTGAAACAGAGACAGAAATGAATTATTTAATCCAGATAACACAACAAACACCAGCCCTTGTATGTTTTGACCCATACTAATTATCAGATGCGACTTTGTTATGCTATGCCAACAACAGAATTAAGAATCTTAGCAATAGGCTATTACACCATAGCATGGCTGCAGCTGATATAAAAAGTGTACAAAAAGATACACCGAAATAGAAACGCGAAATAATATCCTGAGGGTGCAGAAGTGAAGCTGATGTTGAGCTCGCTGAATATCTGcagtgaaaaatttaaaattaactgtGAAAGGTAAATGTGTACTGCACTACTGCAAACTAGTTTTGGAACGTTTGTGTATCGGTAAATAGACAAATAATGTCAAGCAGTAGATGTGGTTCAACACTAAATAAACTGTGAACACTCCTGAGATTAGAGATAGGTATGGAGGCTTGCTTAATGTATGTGTGTGATAGTTATTTGATCATGCAGTCATTAAAATGATGAGTTTGTGTGGATGTGACCCGTAAATGGCATGACTTTCATAAGCTCTCTCTTCATCATGGCTGCACCCTTGTATAACGCTAAACCAATCTGTATCTCTTTCTGGATTCCAGCCACAAATGTATGCGGCAAACAACACCGTATCATGCATACTATACGAGACCACGTTTCATTTAAGAGGAGAAAAAAGTTATCATATTTGTTAGATGTCATTACTTGCATTTGACATGATAATGTAGAGTACAGACTCTTCGTGGACTGGGCACACAGCTTGTCACCATGCTCTacttcccgtgcgagctcttatttcccttattttataatgatgatcgttTGTGCTTATGTCGGTCGCGATCAACGAAATATTTTTGTCTTCGGAGGAAAAAGCTGGTGATTGAACTTtagtgagaagatcctgccacaatgggaaaagtccttgcccgcatctcgtggtcgtgcggtagcgttctcgcttcccacgtccgggttcccgggttcggttcccggcggggtcagggattttctctgcctcgtgatggctgggtgttgtgtgctgtcgttaggttagttaggtttaagtagttctaagttctaggggactgatgaccattgatgttaagtcccatagtgctcagagccatttttttgaaaagtccTTGTTTTACTGATTTCCAGGGCAAAaaatgtatcatgtccgtgacaccctCTCCTCAATTTCTCGATAATATCAAAcgcgctgccgttctttgaactttctcgatgtactctgttaatcctgtcttgtgaggatcccacaacgcgcataGTACGCCTAaaaaggacgaacaagcgtagtgtaggcagtctctgttgtagatgtgttgcatcttctaagtgttctgccaatgatacGCAGTCTTCGATTCGTCTTCACCGCAatgttttctgtgtgttatttgtaatttaagttgttcgtaattctagttccttggtatttagctgaatttacggcctttagatttaattGACTTGGCGGATTTGTTTCACTGATTTCTTTTAACACTcttgtcgatgacctcacacttttcattatttaggacaactgccaattttcacaccatatagATATCTAAATAGTTTAGGAATtgtttttcatcttctgatgacgtcACTGGACTATAACCGACAACATCATTTGCAGGCTACCtcacacggctgctcagattgtctcctaaatcgtgtgTGTAGAAAGGAAGAGCAGAGGTCCATTtacactatcttgcggaacgctTGCGAGGTactttgtcaaaagccttctggaaatctacagttttgtggcggcgttcgtagcgacaaacaattcgctgtagaaacggcttacgaagtcaccgccacacttttaatagcgggccgaccggtccgctggaacagtgaacagaaagatgaacccaaacactctgattaaataaaagtcggtacttatctttattaacgaagatgcaggaacacagtagtgaactccgtgtctacagaaatctgtctagttcgagtcggagcggctaggtcagcgtcggctgacgacaaacaacaactctgctgcgatgaacacacaactgactagcaagtacacaattcggtggcgagtatacaactgagtggcgaatacagaactgtcctagcgctcgcgactccagcgcttaagaagccagcggtggcgcgcgcagacttctggcgatttcctgtctcgctggcgctgcttatgcggacggcgcccggactttgatgctgccaaccttttggcagcggtcgcgggtggcattactggctaggatataacactcctcccccccaaatcgccgcaccgtcgttgaataatgacgtggcgagcgtcgacggtgggggaggggtctggccgcaggcgtagcagaagagaccggggcggagactgttgtcggtggcagtccccggtccgcaccccagcattggctgcgcggggcctcgggaaacaccgactgaaaaccgaggtcagggtacacgcctgtgaccacgggcgcagcttctggtactggacgcaacggggcgtcgggacccacgaagagaggcagcgtctcttgacgctgcgtcgacggctgctgagtgggcgccggacaaggcgctgcggtgtcagactccttgggggtgcccaaggaaagcggctgcaggtcaggctgcacagccaccgcttgggaaggcggcccggctgaggggtcgacgtccatcagctccgaaggcggtggcgactgaagagggaccgcaggcgccggagcgaccacctggggcgctcccggatgaagctgcgcgggaggcatcaacgggacgggctgtcggcatGGTAGCGgcaacggctgctgctgctgccctgggggcggcagcgaagtcggaaggcgcggctggaatccgccgcggaccaaatctgtggacaaagaacgagcggcagaatccgggcggccagcgcggcgcaactggttctgatgcctcctgtgcaccccagtagcaccttgaacagtataaaaaccgcgaccccggacacttatcacggtaccacgttcccaacgacggcgaccgtgataaactctgaaaaaaacggcgtcgttgcgctgaaaacgcgtgcgatgctcagaagcggcgggtcgatccggggggttcaacaaccgtagtagggtgcgatgacgacggccgtggagaagctccgcaggcgaagggtcgtcgcgtggcgtggtccggtacgacgacaggaacgtgatgagggcctgctgacgagagtgcgtagcacgaaggcggtccatatgatccttgaatgtgcgtacaaaacgttccgctgcaccattcgattgagggtggaacggcggagtaagaacatggcgaatgccattggcagaacaaaaactttcaaattcagcagaggtaaattgtggaccattgtcagacactaaaacttctggaatacCCTCAATactaaaaattgaagtcaacgcctgtatagttcgtgcagacgttgtagactgcatgggcacaacaaacggaaaattactaaatgcacctatcacgatgagccaacgaaaattccaatatggaccagcgaaatcaatatgtactcgctgccagggactggcagggcgtgcccactcaaaatagcgttgaggcggagcagcttggtgttcggcacacgtcgaacaatctgtagacatctgcgtaatctgcttatcaatgccgatccatgtacaatgacggcgggcaagctgcttggtgcggaccactccccaatgaccttgatgcaacaagtcgaggaccttggattggagcacttggggaaccactacacgaagctggtcattctcggtgcgtaacagcaaaactccgtgcgaaacagacaacagatgacgttgcggataatagcgacgaaccacaggatccgatatgtcctttgccttggacggccaaccacgttgaacaaaacgtaatagtaaactcagatgaggatccgtagctgtctcacgtgccacctggtgataatcaatcggaaaatcccggagggattgatgctcatcggcgtcaatctgatggcaagagtcgtcagaggaatcgaagacatcatccgcagcaatcggcaatctagaaagcgcgtcagcgtttgcatgctgagctgtagggcgatacagtatctcatactggtattgtgataacaaaagagcccaacgttgtagtctctgagctgtccgctgaggaactggtttagacggatgaaacagtgacgtcaggggcttgtgatctgttactaaatagaatggtctaccatagaggtagtgatggaattttgtgacaccgaacacaatagccaacgcttccttgtccaattggctataattacactgagctttgtttagcaatgtagatgcgaacgcaataggacgttcggtgttaccgactcggtgagacaacacagcaccgaggccgaaagaagaggcatcacaagctaacaccagaggcttgttagggtcgtaatggaccagacaacgatcattcagtaaagcctctttaagctgctgaaaggctgattggcaatcagctgaccacacaaacggaacattcttacggcggagacgatgcaacggtgcagcaatctgtgatgcattaggtataaacctaatataatatgtcaatttgccaagaactgcttgcaattcatgcagattgcgaggggcgggcaaatcacgaatagctgctaaatgtgactgggagggatgaatgccttgagcattaataacatgtccaagatactccatctccgtaaggaaaaatgaacatttatcgatgttgcaacgtaggcctgcctgagacaacactgtaaacaaacactccaaattacggaaatgttcagcaggcgtccgaccggacacaacaatatcgtctaaatagttgcaacacgatagcacattagccagaagttgtgacaaaaaacgctgaaaaacagccggagctgacgcacaaccaaaaggcaaacgcagaaaacggaacaaccccaacgacgtgtttatgacaaaatactgttgtgattgctcgtcgaggggcaattgcaaatatgcttcacggagatcaattttggaaaagaaacgagcttcccctaacttatccatcagctcgtccggtctaggcaaaggaaaataatcaatgacagtctgaggattaactgtcgacttaaaatcagcacacaaacgtaacttgccagacggtttctttataataactaagggagaagcccactggctcgctgaaacgggttgaataacaccgttgttttgccaacgacgaagttcatctgctacaggtgcccggagggcgtgaggcactggacgagcacgaaaaaatcgaggctgagcattatcttttaacgtaatatgagcggcaaagttcgcagcacaacctagttcgtctttaaatatgtcactgtattgttgacacaaatcggttatgctgtcttgaggaacaacaacagaattaatttgcaacacattgtcttggatagacaggccaaacaagtcaaaacagtctaatccgaaaatgtttgcactgtctgtagcgcggagcactgtgaatgaaactgtttttgtattgccacggaatgtggctggcacgctacatacacctaacacagcaatttgttctccactataagtagccaaagaatgttttgccgctgaaagtttagggcggccgatagccgcatacgtagcaccatttataagagtcacagacgcaccagtgtctaattgaaaattgaaggtcttatcctggatgcgtagcttcacaaatagtttattacactgtctctggatcggtgcagtggagacggaagacacaaaatcagcgcgtttagagcttgttcgctgcttacgacaactcgtgggttgggcgggtggaacaacaactcccgcttcatttgcagactgtacattactttttacagcgtttgaattacgcctgggtcgcatagcagagggctgggtgggcggctcattgcgaacaagtttattacccacacgaaccgtggaagagtctttaaacgcgaccttctgggcgggctggctttgaagaacatgaatatccatgggctgggcagcactagaattgttcttgcgtttacgcaaacaaacagtctggatgtgtcctttcctttgacaaaagtgacaaaccgcgtttcgtaacgggcaacgttcacgaggatgagcaagaacacacttagggcaagacttaactctatcattttgcacacgcggctgacgaatgtgtttaacatgacgcggccggctagtgtttacagccTGACTCTGctggtggggccgcgggcgtgacataacttgcttagcacaggcaatttgagaaatacgtggatgatctaactcacactcagcatagtcaaaagtatcttgggcttcaataatgttcatcacagtctctaatgacgggtcaggcaactttaatatagcagcacgaatacgagaatctgcaatgttttgagtaatagcgtctcgtaacatgacatgactgtaggaagctccacacacacaattaaatcggcactgacgggtgaggccccgtaaatctgttaaccactgtttattagattgatgtggcagtttctttaatctgaagaacttgaatctggctgctgccacatgaactcgcgactcgaaatactcagcaagcttgttaacaacaacgtcatagtctaaagcttctggcttggattccgggaacaacttacaaagtagtcgatagacttccacgcctgcagtggaaattaaataaagctgccgctcagtacccgtgattttttagactgtcatgtgcgcctgcaactgcgcgaattgttctcgccattcttctcttgatgcatcaaaagcacggaaaggcggtgctgcctgtgcttgttccttttgtgttggaggattagccgcttgttcggcgattgcttccaccagactttgtatttgctgactctctaacaagatcaactgttgtaattcggcagacatagtgaacacaaactaaaccagcccccaaaattttatcgctataattagtataaccagaaacaagttgaaccagccctgcacacgagttcggaagccctcgtcgccagttttgtggcggcgttcgtagcgacaaacaattcgctgtagaaacggcttacgaagtcaccgccacacttttaatagcgggccgaccggtccgctggaacagtgaacagaaagatgaacccaaacactctgattaaataaaagtcggtacttatctttattaacgaagatgcaggaacacagtagtgaactccgtgtctacagaaatctgtctagttcgagtcggagcggctaggtcagcgtcggctgacgacaaaaaacaactctgctgcgatgaacacacaactgactagcaagtacacaattcggtggcgagtatacaactgagcggcgaatacagaactgtcctagcgctcgcgactccagcgcttaagaagccagcggtggcgcgcgcagacttccggcgatttcctgtctcgctggcgctgcttatgcggacggcgtccggactttgatgctgccaaccttttggcagcggtcgcgggtggcattactggctaggatataacatacaGATACGGAAAcggtttgaaatcccttgtcgataccactcaacactttgtgtgagtaaagatcaagttgtgtttcacaaaaatgatgttttctaaatacgtgttgaCTCTGTGCcgacagaccgttctcttcgaggtaattcataattttctaatacaatatatgtttttaaataatactgcatatcgatgttaaagaTGTAGGCCTCTAATGTAGAGGATTACTACAAGTCTTTAGGTAGGGATCTTTTGTCGATCGAGCGCTTGcacgtgattgttaagtatggagctattagatcagcatactctaaaaggaacgtAATTGGATTAGATAATGCTTTCAGAAGACACCCTCTATGTGTAGACAACACAAAAGCTATGATTTCCTAAAAATACAAATTCCCTGTGTACTGGCTGGAAAGATAATAGTTTTCTATGTTGCATGATACACCACTTGAGGCTAAGTATCGATTTTCTCTGTGTAGTGCGGAAGGTGACGCACGGGATCGGAACCTGCGAAAAATTTCTGTGCGCGCTTCTCAGTGTGTTGGTACATTACGCACTGGTTCTTTCTGAAGATAAAGGTATTTGGGTAGCAAACACTCTGATTTGGAGAGGAAGGTGCAGGGATTTCTAACGCAGAATCGGGAGCGGAGAAGGGAGTAGAGTTTGGGATGACACGGTAGGCCCCCTCCGAGTGAAATACATGAattgtattcacagttgtgaacatcagctgtataatggaatgacgcaatgaaattttgtgccggaTTGGGACTCTAACACAGATTCCCCACTGTCTCCTTACCACTCTGCATGTCCGAAGGAGCACTGCATCCTACATCAACATCGTATTGATCTGTCGACAATGGGCAAGCGACTCACAATTAAAGCGTCTCCCCTGTATGGGAGTGCAGGTTGTAGATGCATGGTTGATGACATAGGGAAGTTTAAGTCTGGCAGTGAAGTGTGGCGGGATAGCCTAACGGTAAGGCGACCTCTCATGATAAGCGGGGAATCTGGGtcagagtcctggtccggcacaagttttcgttGCCGTCATGAATGCATGTCCGAAAGATTtttgcatcatacttctgaacaactcAGGCAGTGCTGTATCGTATCGTATTCTTCGATTGATGTCTTCCCCATTCCCAGCTTTCATTAAGCGCGTTTTGCGCTCCCCGACGTAAAAAATCTCAGCGGCAGAAAGATTTCGGAGACGAGGTACATCTGGCTGTCTTGCAAATGAAGGTAGCGTCTCCTCCGGCGGCAGCAACGCTTGTCACACGGCGGCAATCCAGCACAAGTGCTAAGATGGATCTGCCGCCTGAGGCTTCGAGAaactaatgaaaaaatttaattgtGGGAACATGGGTTGTGTTCAGTCACCAGTCGTCCTTCCAAATAAGTAAATGTTCGTATGACTCACCAGAGACCTCTTGGGATAAGTTTGATGGTAAAGACTTTGTTAACATAGTGGTCGATCATGGGTGACCGCTAAGGCAGCTGGCTTGAGACAGTAAATTCTGTCATTGACACTCAAGGCCAGTTTGTCCTTGCGTGAATTTAATAATGAATGTGTAGCACCCAACGTGCCATGATGGTGTGGGCAGTTGGTGAAGGAGAGTTGGGAGCCCAGGAGGTTTCAGAGAAAGGTGGCTGCACAGCTAAGAAGTTCTTTATTGAAGCATTTACACTGCATAGTTCACCAGGTTAGCTGCTGAGTTCTACCGCACTGACTGCTTGCACACCCCACAATGCTGGTCCTGGGTCTCTTCCAAGCACCGGCAGCCTCGTTACGTAAGCTGGAACTGAGGTGTGTGTCGGCTACTCGACGATGCGGTATCTGCTGCGTCCCCAGGCAGCACCTTAGCTGCATCACGGCAGGGGAAGTGCACCACGATAAGGAGCACGTGCGATGGTGGAAAACGCCTGATGTGCACGGGAGTGACCTGCTGCCCTCTGGGCAGGAGTCAGGCGTGCTGCCAGAGTAGACCAGGGTTGATCATCTGTAATATCGGCCTTAAGTCAGGGAGGGACTTAAGGTGAGAACTGTTGCTCTACCATGACCTTGAACCTCTGACCTCTACTGGAAGCTCCTTGAGGCAGCCTTATCTGGCACAGCGTCCTTGTCCTGGAGGAGCTGCAAGACGGAATAATTTCGGTACAAAATGACCAACGTTTATTGTCAGCAGCAGTGCATTTGCTGTGCATGTGTGCCCACATCTGCCATGCATCCTAAAATCTGCCTTGCCCGTTGTTGCACGAATTTATGTAGCAAACTAACCTGCCTCGCAACACTGCTTCTGCCTTGTTGAATTACTACTGTAACTATAACCCATGCTAGTCTGCTGTCaacgtcggccgaagtggccgtgcggttaaaggcgctgcagtctggaaccgcaagaccgctacggtcgcaggttcgaatcctacctcgggcatggctgtttgtgatgtccttaggttagttaggtttaactagttctaaattctaggggactaatgacctcagaagttgagtcccatagtgctcagagccatttgaaccattttttgtcatagcTGTTTTGTGGTTCTGGAAATTTTAACCACCACAGCATGTCACATTACTCCTTTCCAGTCCACCCTGATTTAAACCTTTTTTCTGCATTCAATCGAAGAGGTTGTACTCTCGCTTATGCTCTAGGAATCCTGTCTACTGAAATCTGGGCTAATAGTGGTTTATGCTTGTGAGCAGCCCTCTGCCTCACAGCGGAGTTTGAGCCACTCAGGCTCTTGGTATTGCGCCATTCAAAATCCCTTTTATGCGTCATTGTTattctctgaactgttgtacgtaCTGCAATAATTCGCTCCTGAAATATGCCCTTCCAGCATAGCAGTTAATGGTTTCAGGTTTTAAAGTCATATTTAGAGATGTTATATTCAGTGCCGGCAACACTTCCAAATGTATATCTGCTGGTCCACCCTTCAGCATAAATCTaggtggggtggcttgcatgcctcagcgaaaCAGACAGCCGTAACGCAGGTATGCACCTCCAGTGGAGGGGTATTTGTTAAGAGTCTGGACAaatttgtggttcctgaagaggtgcagcagcctgcAACCTGCAGTACCTGCAatggcaacagtcttgatgattgactgaccCGGCCTCTAACATCTACCAAAATGgttttgaggaggaggagattagtgtttaccgtcccgtcgacaacgaggtcattagagacggagcataagctcgggtgagggggaaggaaatcggccgtggcctttcaaaggaactatcccggcatatgcctgaagcggattagggaaatcacggaaaacctaaatcaggatggccgtagacgggattgaaccgtcgtcctccaaaatgcgagtccagtgtgctaaccactgcgtcacctcgctcggtcaaaatggCTTTGATCTGCTGGTAATGCCAGTGGCTGGAATCAAGAGGAAACCACAGCTGTAATGTTTCACTGGGGTATGCAGCACAACTGTACGGTTAAGTGACAATGGCATCCTCTTGGACTAAATATTCCAGtggtaatatagtcccccatttggatctccaggagaaCTTCATGATCAGGAGAAACAAACCTGGGGTTCTTTGGagcggagcatggaatgttagttTCTTTAACTGTGAAGATAGATGGATAATTTAAAAAGGAtatctggccaggtgaatacagagcTATAAATACGTAATCACATAGGCGAAATGCacgagtaggtttcataatgagtaagaaaataagagtttgggtaagctactatgaacagcatagtgatcgcattattgtagccaaccactgcttcctcttcatgccccttgactcttataactgcttttgattattgtacaagttgtaaatggcctttatcttcctgtattttacccctactacctccagaatttcaaagaaagtattggTCAACATTGTCGAAATTTTTCTGTAAGTCtagaatgctataaacgtagatttacctttccttaatctaacttctatgacacgtcgtagggtcagtaacaccacgtgtgttcctacgtttctcctgaTCTTCCATGAGGTCAGTTTCTACTATTTTTTCCTTCCTTCTATAAAGACACAAAGCCAATACCAACCACAAGAGTAACAGTCTATATGACAGCTACCccgcagatggtgaagagattgaagaaatgtatgatgagagtaAGGCACTGGAAACCAACagtaggaaaaagaagggaaggagAAGTTGTAGGGGAATGTGAacaggaggaaaggaatgaaagaggacgccacctggtagaattttgcacagagcataatttaattatagctaacacttgctttaagaatcaaaAGAAGGTTGCGTTTATGGAGGAGACTTGGAaagtttcaaattgattatatgatgatgagATATAGATTTCGGAAAC contains these protein-coding regions:
- the LOC126263388 gene encoding uncharacterized protein LOC126263388; protein product: MDIHVLQSQPAQKVAFKDSSTVRVGNKLVRNEPPTQPSAMRPRRNSNAVKSNVQSANEAGVVVPPAQPTSCHLVRGGFQPRLPTSLPPPGQQQQPLPLPCRQPVPLMPPAQLHPGAPQVVAPAPAVPLQSPPPSELMDVDPSAGPPSQAVAVQPDLQPLSLGTPKESDTAAPCPAPTQQPSTQRQETLPLFVGPDAPLRPVPEAAPVVTGVYPDLGFQSVFPEAPRSQCWG